A single genomic interval of Anopheles marshallii chromosome 2, idAnoMarsDA_429_01, whole genome shotgun sequence harbors:
- the LOC128706959 gene encoding NACHT and WD repeat domain-containing protein 2: protein MDDRTIDTIFAGSMENLPPVSSKIVRIFTSSTFTDTTMERNNLMAKCYPRIKDYCREKHGLEFQVVDMRWGVRDEATDDHMTTELCMREIQNCQRLSMGPNFVVFLGQKYGYRPIPTYILSSELQLIRDDLASMGVDVTLLDLWYKKDSNAVPPISILQPISSILINFNNKRVPKLQAEDQAVWWDTLTKMQKLFRKGAASLFSQGKLDKDQTHNYFMSVTEREVINGVLNVKNTKNHCLAYIRYINNINLQNLKKASLYVDILNRSLDTEACKLLADLRDVRVPNRIEASNIQKYTIEWIGREGLDVDTHEEYLNHFITHFYKNIVKLVDRAMRKEDSSAQGQIVTEILQHLHACNNSVKVFYGREEQLERIERYMLGVSDKPIVLYGEGGCGKTSLLAKSAALTTNDWFAKVRPICIIRFLGTTPDSSALTPTLISICQQISYNFMLPFDQIPDDLVPLTAHFKQLLTYANPQQPLILFLDSVDQLTGAQDANKVSWLPTRLPPYCKIIVSCAAEESNPVVSQEYHILRRMIDVEENFIEVTALGEELAMNVIKMWMRTACRDLTNYQWRLVANAIGKCSLPIFVKLVFAEICRWRSYTRPQDTHLASTVMDSIMMLFERIEKQHGRILVFHALAYITAAKSGLSESELEDLISLDDRVLDDVYQYHLPPVRRIPPLLWTRIRNDLPNYLSEREADGVNVMNWYHRQFRDTAKERYFKNMNMAIYFHSMIADYYLGIWGGKPKPFKYTEIQRHRFGLTDKEGIADRKVPMQPLVFTNKEGKVTRYNLRKFGELPFHLVRSRRFTDLYENVLFNYDWLHAKLSSCPLQAVLADFEDASVNIDDKEAKRELMLVADALRLGGAILGIYPNMLAAQLIGRLLPEIGGNPNIKMLLEACDKSGPKDSALIPLNHCLHTPGGPLKYSLEGHQFAVFGFCLTSDYRYMVSISTRFITWDLSTSDLTRDVNPGMEGIMQQLVLSPDNKWAAAYTNNSQSVLLNMLSSEFSIIENPFEATEPITGLYLLNKNLFLHTHQKYAEYDMRGNLLRQAELKDVGEGWELLYMEFTSFENFYALLWSGAINDTRLMLLTERETFNAIPPVTLHSAITMKKDRGTMYSCAQEGLFQVSEFIFESAENAETGTATACWKHVRDLPRYENDEKEMLLQLKLDQNDRFLLASTANGFVVWDFNADGEPISSEAIYLALPHGVRNISTKMTQSNSVMISSKVDYAVAGVRKSLYVWSVTSRALLKVLDAHFGRIIQLEALTIGAWNSVITSSIDRSVKIWNINNIFEQVHVIDRHELQIDNISLSENGDLAVTVTRGCVGVWEIRTGRLLSKLADSPLGAIVTHAEITPDGRYIVSSETGKILVWNRVTEQVLARDTQPGIQQINFVEHGGKYLTVSCPQAVSGSSTATSGAGSGSATDDNGIQAHAIVRSLPDGAKVFSYDYPVRLVPGLPFRCAVISADGQHILCASTDKNGKDAIAVFNAASGLFMHRISLRTCNIKEIVSLLPLPHKPTQVAVLTNEKGSIMDIKTKKHVRSIPKWSGTCTTDGKFGLYAPSRGGLELLELKKGSTVKTFIPKVAEGVFTVICMFTSTDEYVLYYHSGRKTLRVFRTNDAEMIANYRMQAELTAIRSTSDGRSLVLGTVDGCISVLAIADPKKDEMQQFLKELPSRDANWKKKLAKQKASARFKAAMRLASISTRFGTPMDDDEDDEEDDGAASTTNGGDKAATTETTPEPTVAAAEGE from the exons ATGGATGACCGCACGATTGACACGATTTTTGCCGGTTCGATGGAAAATCTGCCACCGGTTAGTTCGAAAATTGTGCGCATCTTTACCAGCTCGACGTTCACAG ATACGACGATGGAAAGAAACAACCTGATGGCGAAATGTTATCCAAGAATTAAGGATTACTGCCGGGAGAAGCACGGCTTGGAATTTCAA GTCGTAGACATGCGATGGGGTGTACGAGACGAGGCAACGGATGATCACATGACGACCGAGCTATGCATGCGTGAGATCCAGAACTGTCAGCGTCTTTCGATGGGGCCCAACTTTGTCGTTTTTCTGGGACAAAAGTATGGCTACCGGCCGATTCCGACATACATCCTATCCTCCGAGCTGCAGCTTATCCGGGACGATCTCGCCTCGATGGGTGTCGACGTGACGCTGCTCGACTTGTGGTACAAAAAGGATAGCAATGCCGTACCGCCCATCTCGATCCTGCAACCCATCTCCTCCATCTTGATCAACTTCAACAACAAG CGAGTGCCGAAACTACAAGCCGAAGATCAAGCCGTCTGGTGGGATACGCTGACGAAGATGCAAAAGCTATTCCGCAAGGGGGCCGCGTCTCTATTTTCGCAGGGTAAACTGGACAAGGATCAAACACACAATTACTTCATGTCCG TCACGGAGCGCGAAGTCATCAACGGTGTGTTGAATGTGAAGAACACGAAAAACCATTGCCTCGCGTACATACGctacatcaacaacatcaacctGCAGAACCTGAAGAAGGCGTCCCTGTACGTGGACATCCTGAACCGCAGTCTGGACACGGAGGCATGTAAGCTGCTGGCTGACTTGCGCGACGTACGCGTGCCGAATCGTATCGAAGCGTCCAACATTCAGAAGTACACGATCGAGTGGATCGGTCGCGAAGGTCTGGATGTGGATACGCACGAGGAGTATCTGAACCATTTCATCACCCACTTCTACAAGAACATCGTCAAGCTGGTGGATCGGGCGATGCGCAAGGAGGATTCGAGTGCCCAGGGACAGATCGTTACCGAAATTCTGCAACATCTGCACGCGTGCAACAACTCGGTGAAGGTGTTTTACGGCCGGGAGGAGCAGCTGGAACGTATCGAGCGGTACATGCTCGGTGTGAGCGATAAACCGATCGTACTGTACGGGGAAGGAGGCTGCGGTAAGACGTCCCTGCTGGCCAAGAGTGCGGCCCTGACGACGAACGACTGGTTCGCGAAGGTGCGCCCGATCTGCATCATACGCTTTCTCGGCACCACGCCCGACTCGAGCGCCCTGACGCCGACGCTCATCTCGATCTGTCAGCAGATATCGTACAACTTTATGCTACCGTTCGATCAGATACCGGACGATCTCGTGCCGCTGACGGCCCATTTCAAGCAGCTGCTAACGTACGCCAACCCGCAGCAACCGCTGATACTGTTTCTGGACTCGGTCGATCAGCTGACCGGGGCGCAGGATGCGAACAAGGTGTCCTGGTTGCCCACCCGGCTGCCACCATACTGTAAG ATTATAGTATCGTGCGCGGCCGAGGAGTCGAATCCCGTCGTGTCGCAGGAGTACCACATCCTGCGGCGCATGATCGACGTGGAGGAAAACTTCATCGAGGTAACCGCACTCGGCGAGGAATTGGCGATGAACGTTATCAAAATGTGGATGCGTACGGCCTGCCGCGATCTCACCAACTACCAATGGCGTCTGGTGGCGAACGCAATCGGCAAGTGTTCGCTACCGATCTTCGTGAAGTTGGTCTTTGCGGAAATTTGTCGCTGGCGTAGCTACACCCGGCCCCAGGACACTCACCTGGCATCGACCGTAATGGACAGCATCATGATGCTGTTCGAGCGCATCGAAAAGCAGCACGGTCGCATACTGGTGTTTCACGCATTGGCCTACATCACGGCTGCCAAGTCGGGCCTATCCGAGAGCGAGCTCGAGGATCTGATCTCGTTGGACGATCGCGTGCTGGACGACGTCTATCAGTATCACTTACCGCCGGTACGGCGCATTCCACCCCTGCTCTGGACCCGCATCCGCAACGATCTACCCAACTATCTGAGCGAACGTGAGGCGGACGGTGTGAACGTGATGAACTGGTACCATCGCCAGTTCCGCGACACGGCAAAGGAGCGTTACTTCAAGAACATGAACATGGCGATCTACTTCCACTCGATGATTGCCGATTACTATCTCGGCATCTGGGGCGGTAAGCCCAAGCCGTTCAAGTACACCGAGATCCAGCGGCATCGGTTCGGGCTGACGGACAAGGAGGGCATCGCCGACCGGAAGGTCCCGATGCAACCGCTCGTCTTCACCAACAAGGAGGGTAAGGTGACGCGGTACAATCTGCGCAAGTTCGGCGAGCTACCGTTCCATTTGGTGCGATCGCGCCGCTTCACCGATCTGTACGAGAACGTGCTGTTCAACTACGACTGGCTGCACGCGAAGCTGTCGAGCTGTCCGCTCCAGGCGGTACTGGCGGACTTCGAGGACGCCTCGGTCAACATCGACGATAAGGAGGCGAAGCGCGAGCTGATGCTAGTAGCGGATGCCCTCCGGCTCGGTGGAGCAATTCTGGGCATCTATCCGAACATGCTGGCAGCGCAGCTGATCGGTCGTCTACTGCCGGAAATAGGCGGTAATCCCAACATTAAGATGTTGCTCGAGGCCTGCGACAAATCGGGCCCGAAGGATTCGGCACTGATCCCGCTGAACCACTGTCTCCACACACCCGGTGGTCCGCTGAAG TATTCCCTAGAAGGGCATCAGTTTGCCGTGTTTGGGTTTTGTCTTACCAGCGACTACCGGTACATGGTGTCCATCTCGACACGCTTCATCACCTGGGACCTTTCGACGTCCGATCTCACAAGAGATGTTAACCCCGGCATGGAGGGCATCATGCAGCAGCTTGTTCTTAGCCCAGACAACAAGTG GGCCGCTGCGTACACCAACAACAGCCAGAGCGTGTTGCTCAATATGCTGTCCAGTGAGTTTAGCATTATCGAGAATCCCTTCGAAGCGACCGAACCCATCACCGGGTTGTATCTGTTGAACAAGAATCTCTTCCTACACACGCACCAGAAGTACGCGGAGTATGACATGCGCGGCAACCTGTTGCGTCAGGCCGAACTCAAGGACGTCGGCGAAGGTTGGGAGCTGCTGT ATATGGAGTTTACTTCGTTTGAGAATTTCTACGCCCTGCTCTGGTCGGGTGCTATCAATGACACGCGCTTGATGTTGCTTACGGAGCGCGAAACGTTCAACGCCATACCGCCGGTTACGCTGCACAGTGCCATCACGATGAAGAAGGATCGTGGCACTATGTACAGCTGCGCTCAGGAGGGTTTGTTTCAG GTAAGCGAATTTATCTTCGAGAGCGCCGAAAATGCAGAGACCGGTACAGCGACCGCCTGCTGGAAGCATGTGCGCGATCTGCCCCGGTATGAAAACGACGAAAAGGagatgctgctgcagctgaaACTGGATCAGAACGATCGGTTTCTGCTGGCCAGTACGGCCAACGGGTTCGTCGTGTGGGACTTCAACGCGGACGGTGAACCGATTTCGTCCGAAGCGATCTATCTGGCGCTGCCGCACGGTGTGCGTAACATCTCCACCAAGATGACCCAGTCCAACTCGGTCATGATCAGCTCGAAGGTGGATTACGCCGTGGCCGGTGTGCGCAAAAGCTTATACGTGTGGAGCGTCACGAGCCGTGCACTGCTGAAGGTGCTGGACGCTCACTTTGGGCGCATTATTCAGCTGGAGGCACTCACCATCGGTGCGTGGAACAGCGTGATCACGTCCAGCATTGACCGATCGGTGAAGATTTGGAACATCAATAACATCTTCGAGCAGGTGCATGTCATCGACAGGCATGAGTTGCAGATTGACAACATCAGCCTGTCGGAAAATGGCGATCTCGCCGTCACGGTAACACGCGGTTGCGTCGGTGTCTGGGAGATTCGCACCGGCCGGTTACTCTCCAAGCTGGCGGACAGTCCGCTCGGTGCGATTGTAACTCACGCTGAGATTACCCCCGACGGCCGGTACATAGTGTCGTCCGAGACGGGTAAGATATTGGTGTGGAATCGTGTCACGGAGCAGGTACTGGCCAGAGATACTCAACCCGGCATACAGCAGATCAACTTTGTCGAACACGGTGGTAAATACTTGACCGTTTCCTGTCCCCAAGCAGTCAGTGGCTCGAGTACCGCTACGAGCGGTGCGGGTTCCGGCTCGGCTACGGACGATAATGGCATACAGGCGCATGCAATCGTACGCAGCCTGCCGGACGGTGCGAAAGTCTTCTCGTACGATTATCCTGTGCGCTTGGTGCCCGGCTTACCGTTCCGCTGTGCCGTCATTTCGGCCGACGGGCAACACATTCTGTGTGCGTCTACGGACAAGAACGGGAAGGATGCGATCGCCGTATTCAACGCGGCCAGCGGGCTCTTCATGCATCGCATCTCGCTGCGTACGTGCAACATCAAGGAAATAGTATCGCTGCTGCCTTTGCCACACAAACCCACCCAGGTGGCGGTGCTGACGAACGAGAAGGGCAGCATCATGGACATCAAGACGAAGAAGCACGTACGATCGATACCGAAATGGAGCGGTACCTGCACGACGGATGGAAAGTTTGGTCTGTACGCACCTTCACGCGGTGGCCTTGAGCTACTGGAGCTTAAGAAGGGATCGACGGTAAAAACGTTCATCCCCAAGGTAGCCGAGGGTGTATTTACGGTGATCTGCATGTTCACGTCCACGGATGAGTACGTGCTGTACTATCACAGCGGACGCAAGACGCTGCGAGTGTTCCGCACAAACGATGCGGAGATGATCGCCAACTATCGCATGCAGGCGGAACTGACGGCTATAC